In the Lepus europaeus isolate LE1 chromosome 18, mLepTim1.pri, whole genome shotgun sequence genome, one interval contains:
- the LOC133776544 gene encoding zinc finger protein OZF-like, whose product MTKPDLIFKLEQGAEPWMGEECLHQSLPVAMKLDELIKTNQKSLEKNLNQNVMKNNNTLTPKRVEFRKTLNLSISHIPKLSIKKRNYSGIKPEECSVCQNVYPHCGPDQLQAGEKFDATKAPGNTLQFCEPLNEQHKIQTMEQALEQIGQGKVFKRKNIFYESEKLFMVETCNKPTATIGKTTQILQDFHKKSNLSIHQQSPKRENVYKYIGPVEPVIYQSHFRMNHRPNIEKESYACKTCGKSFTKKFCHPLHHSTHIVENPHVSNDCEETTHQKSGVIRHQRIHTGLKSYKCNDCGKFFGHKSHLINHQRIHTGEKPYECNDCGKAFGQKSILIIHQRSHTGERPYECNDCGKAFGQKSNLRKHQRSHRGDKPYECNDCGKAFGQKSNLRKHQRSHTGDKPYECNHCGKAFGQKSYLVNHQRIHTGEKPYECSDCGKTFGQKSNLINHQRIHTGEKPYECNDCGNAFSQKSALTNHQRSHTGEKPYECSDCGKIFGQKSNLRTHQRSHTMEKAYK is encoded by the exons ATgaccaaacctgacttgatcttcaagttggagcaaggagcagagccctggATGGGGGAAGAATGCCTACatcagagccttccag tTGCCATGAAACTGGATGAACTGATTAAGACCAACCAGAAAAGTCTGGAGAAAAATCTGAATCagaatgttatgaaaaataataacacaTTAACTCCCAAGAGAGTTGAATTCAGAAAAACACTTAATTTAAGTATAAGCCATATTCCAAAACTGAGTATCAAAAAGAGAAACTATTCAGGAATAAAACCTGAAGAATGCAGTGTATGTCAGAATGTGTATCCCCATTGTGGGCCTGATCAGCTAcaagctggagagaaatttgatgctactaaggcacctgggaacactctccagttctgtgagcctcTTAATGAACAGCACAAAATTCAGACCATGGAGCAGGCACTTGAACAAATTGGACAAGGGAAAGTcttcaaaaggaagaatatatTCTATGAATCTGAGAAGCTTTTTATGGTAGAAACCTGCAATAAGCCAACTGCCACTATTGGCAAGACAACTCAAATACTACAAGATTTCCATAAAAAGTCTAACCTCAGTATACATCAACAAAGTCCCAAAAGAGAGAACGTTTATAAATATATTGGGCCTGTGGAACCTGTCATTTACCAatcacattttagaatgaatcaTAGACCAAATATAGAGAAGGAATCCTATGCATGTAAAACTTGTGGGAAGTCATTCACTAAAAAATTCTGCCATCCCCTCCATCACAGCACTCATATAGTGGAAAACCCTCATGTGAGTAATGATTGTGAAGAAACCACTCACCAGAAGTCAGGTGTCAttagacatcagagaattcacacagggttgaaatcttataaatgtaatgactgtgggaagTTCTTTGGCCATAAGtcacacctcataaatcatcagagaattcacacaggggagaaaccttatgaatgcaatgactgtggaaaagcctttggccagaagtcaatcCTCATaattcatcagagaagtcacacaggggagaggccttatgagtgcaatgactgtggaaaagcctttggccagaagtcaaacctcagaaagcatcagagaagtcacagaggggataagccttatgaatgcaatgactgtggaaaggcctttggccagaagtcaaacctcagaaagcatcagagaagtcacacaggggataagccttatgaatgtaatcATTGTGGAAAAGCTTTTGGCCAGAAGTCATACCTcgtaaatcatcagagaattcacacaggagagaaaccttatgaatgcagtgactgtgggaaaacctttggccagaagtcaaacctcataaatcatcagagaattcacacaggggagaaaccttatgaatgcaatgactgtggaaatgcCTTTAGCCAGAAATCAGCACTCacaaatcatcagagaagtcacacaggggagaaaccttatgaatgcagtgactgtgggaaaatctttggccagaagtcaaacctcagaacgcatcagagaagtcacaccatggagaaagcttataaatga